The Synergistaceae bacterium sequence GATCGGACTCCACTCAAGGGATACGGAAAAGCTGGTGCACACACTCGAATCCATCAGGGATCTCGGCAACAGCGTGGTAGTCGTCGAGCACGACAGGGAGACGATAATGGCCGCGGACTCGATCATAGAGATGGGGCCGGGCGCGGGAGACGGCGGCGGGGAGATAGTCTTCTCCGGAAGCTACGAGGAGGCGCTTAAGTCCAACTGGCTCACCGGTCCATACCTGAGGGGGGAGCGAACCGCGGTTTCATACGGAAAGAGGCGAAAGCCGACCGGCTTCCTGACTGTGAAAGGAGCGTCGCACAACAACCTGAAGGGCATCGATGTATCCTTCCCGACCGGGGTGTTCCTGTCGGTGACGGGGGTCTCCGGGTCGGGGAAGAGCAGCCTTGTGCACGACGTGCTCTACAAGGGACTGAGAAGGCTCCTCGACAGGGACTTCCGAGAGAGGGCGGGGAACCACGCGGGCATAGAGGGGTGGGAGCATTTCAGGAACGTTGTGCTGGTGGACCAGAGCCCCATCGGGCGAACTCCTCGCTCCAACCCGGCCACCTACACCGGGCTGTTCACCCTGATAAGAGAGCTCTTCTCCGAGCTTCCCGAGTCCCGCATCCGCGGTTTCGCGCCCGGAAGGTTTAGTTTCAACGTGAAGGGGGGCCGCTGCGAGGCCTGCCGAGGCGGCGGCGTGACCAGGGTATCCATGCTCTTTCTTCCGGACGTCTACGTACCGTGCGAGGTCTGCGGAGGAAAGAGGTACAACCAGGAGACCCTCTCTGTGAAGTTCAAGGGGAAAACCATAGCCGACGTGCTGGAGATGACGGTGGACGAAGCACTCGCCTTCTTCCGCGATATCCCGAGGATTGCCTCCAAGCTGACGCTGATCGCCGAGGCCGGGCTCGGCTATATTCGCCTGGGGCAATCAGCCCTCACACTGAGCGGGGGCGAGGCCCAGAGGGTGAAGCTGTCGAAGGAGCTGAGCAAGCGCTTCAGCGGGCCGACCCTCTACCTGCTGGACGAGCCCACGACCGGACTCTTTTACACCGACGTGGAGAAACTGCTTGGTATCATCGACAAGATCGTCGACAACGGAAATACTGTCTTGCTCATCGAGCACAACCTTGATGTGCTTCTCTCGTCCGACTATATCGTCGACCTGGGACCCGAGGGCGGGGACTCGGGGGGAAGCCTGGTGGCTGCGGGCACGCCCGAGGATCTTATAAGGGGACGGAAGGGACACACCGCCGAGTTCATCAAAAAGTATGCCAAAGAGATAGAGGGGAGAGAGAAGAATGAAAAGAAAAAGAAGCGGATCCAGCAGAGGAGCGGGGGCAGGAAGGAGCGGGCGACCGGGCTTCCAAGGACCGGCTCGTCCTAGAGAGGGCCGGCCCGAGGCCGAGATCAGCGAGGACATTCACTGGGGAAGGCAGATGGTCGTAAAGCTGCTCAAAGAATCTCCGGACAGGGTGCAGAAGGTCTACTTGGGCAAGAACGTCAGCGACAGGTTTTCGATGCAGATAGGCGAGCTGGCGGGGAAGGGGCGAATAGTCGTCCAGAGAGTGGCCCCGGAGGCCCTGACCGAGATGTGCGGCGGAGCGGAGCACCAGGGGGTGGCGTGCAGAAGCGGCATATCCATGATGGAGCTTGACGACTTGCTCCTGCGCCTGCCGGATGCGACCGGGCCCGTCTTGCTGGTGCTGCTGGACCACATCCAGGACCCTCAAAACCTTGGCTCCATAGCTCGCAGCGCCGAGGGATGCGGGGCGTCCGCTGTGATCTTCCCCAAAAGACGAGCGGCCCTTCCCGGCGCCACCGTGGTCAAGGTAAGCGCCGGGGCGGCGCTGCGCGTGCCCATGGTCGTCGTGAACAATGTGTCCCGGACGGTCTTGGAGCTTCAGCGCAACGGCTTCTGGACGATAGGGCTCGACAACAACTCAGGCCGGTCCATCTGGTCCGAGCCGATGCCCGAGAGGACGGTCCTGGTCGTGGGCTCCGAAGGCGAGGGTCTGTCGAGGCTAGTCAAAGAGACGTGCGACGAGGTCGTAAGGATACCCCTGCACGGTGCCACCGGTTCCCTGAACGCGGGCGTAGCCTGCGGAGTCGCCATGTTCGAATGGGCCAGGAAATGGGGAGAGCACGAGTGATGCGACTCGCCTGATCAATCAGGCCTTGGGCCCACCGAGGCGGATGACCACAGGGTGCTTCAAGAAGGCTAGAAGACGGACTTCACGCCGCCCAGCTCCATGCCCCTGCCCTGTTTCATGCCGCGTAAAAAGATATGCCTGGCCACGTACAGATCGAAAGCCGCAAAACCGACCGATTTGAAGAAAGTGCCGGAGGGCTTCTCCCCCTCAGGAGACTTCAGCAGAGAGCCCAGTGTCCTGACCCTCTCCCTGGCGAGAGCGCCCGAGGACAGGGGATCGATAAGGTCGCCCGTCTCGTCGAGCGCATGAGCCGTGTCTATGAAAACATCGTCGACGGACTTGAAGACCGCATCAGGGTATTCCCTCATATCGGGGCGGTAGGAGCCGATGCCTACCAGCGTCTTTCCCTTGAAAAGAGAGGGAGTATTCTTGAACAGGGGCTGCCGAGTCGTGGTGGCGGTTATGACGACATCGGACCTCCTGAGCAGCGAGGACGCATCCTTCTCGGTGCCGATTTTCGTCTCCGGCAGCGCCTCCTCAAGACGGGCGGCGCAACTCGCGGCCCTTGATTCATCGGCATCGAAGATCGATACCCTTTCAAAAGAGCGGACCGAGCAGGCGAAACAGGCCTGCCAGAAACCCTGCTCGCCCGCGCCCACTATCCCAAGGCTTTTGACCCCCTCCTCGGAGAGAGTGCGGACGGCGAGCCCTCCAACGCCGCCGGTCCTCAGGGCGGTCAGGGTTCGTCCGTCCAGCAGCGCCGTCGGCCTTCCGTCGGAGCCGTCGAACAGCAGAAAAACGCCGTTAATAAAAGGCTTTCTCCTGGCGGGGTTGTCGGGGAATATGGTCAGGACCTTCAGCCCCCAGTCCCTCTTCGTAAGGCAGGGCATAGTCATGAGGGTCTCGCCTCCTAGTTCCGCTGATCCCCTGAGAGGAGCGACCAAGTCCACATCGCCGCTTTCGATGTCGAGCATCGCTCTCTCGACCGAATCGATGACGCCTGAATAGCTGTAAGAGCCGAGCATATCCTCTTCGCTCATAAAGAACATATCAAGATCCCCTCCTCAGAAATGTGAAAGACATAGTCGATACTCGGGTAATTTTACCCGTAATATAAAATAGAGTCAAATATCCGTATTGTAGTGCGCGGTATTTTTATCATTACTATCGATTTTTGTGTTTGTGAAATTTCGATTTTCTTTCTCTCCAGCAATGATCCAGTAGGTATAAAGTAATAACCTTCGAAATTTCTCTTGACAAAAAAGGCTCTCGCAGTGCAAAATTGGATCTTATAAAATGCAGCCCGCTTTTCCGGGAGGAGATATCGGCCCGACAAAAATGAAAAATATTCTTTCCATCTTCTAACACCGCCTCGCGTCGGCTTATCTATGCTGCGGATTGTTTTTCGTCTGACGTGGAAGCGGAATCCGCTCTCTTATTGTGTCACCGATCCGCGAAAGGAGGAAGTTGTATTGGATGAGAAGGTAAACCCTGGAGGGAGAGAAAAGGGCCTTGCTCTGATCGAAGAGCACCCGATTCTCGATTTCCAGCACGGGAAGAAGGTCCGTTTCATCTTCGACGGAGACGAGTTCGAGGGTTTCGAGGGAGAGCCTATCTCCACGGCCCTCCACGCAAACGGGGTCAGGATTTACAGGACGACCGCCGACATGCACAGGCCGAGAGGCTTTTTCTGCGCCATAGGAAAATGCAGCAGCTGCTTCATGGTGGTGAACGGAGTCCCGAACGTCAGGACTTGTATCACTCCCCTGACGGCAGGCATGGTGGTTGAGACCCAGCGTGGCAACGGAGTAGTGCCCGATGTCGACGAAGGGAGCGGCCGCTCATGAAAAAACTCTCCACGGAGATACTCGTAGTCGGAGGCGGAGCGGCAGGACTCAGCGCAGCCGCCGAGGCGGCATCGGCGGGAGCGAAAGTACTCATCGTAGAAAGCGACCTGCGCCCGGGAGGGCAGCTTATCAAACAGACTCATAAATTTTTCGGCAGCAAGGACGAGTATGCCGGAACTCGCGGATTCAAGATAGCAGACATCCTGCTCGACGAGATCGACTCCTTCAAGGACAGAGTTTCAATCCTCCAAAATACGACCGTAAGTGGCTACTACATGGAAGACGATGTCTTCACCGCCATGAGAGGCGAGGAGGAGTACTTCCAGATAGATGCCAAAAAGACCATCGTAGCCACCGGCGCACAGGAGCGCCTCATCCCCTTCCCCAACAACGACATCCCCGGCGTATACGGCGCAGGCGCCGTCCAGACTCTCATGAACGTCTACGGCGTGCTGCCCGGCAAGCGCGTGCTCATGGTCGGAGCGGGCAATATCGGCCTTATAGTCAGTTATCAGTTGATGCAGGCGGGAGTGGAGGTCGCGGCGGTGGTCGAAGCGGCGCCGCGAGTGGGCGGCTACTGGGTGCACGCGGCAAAGATACGCAGAATGGGCGTTCCCATTCTATTGCGTCACTCAATTAAAAGGGCTCTTGGGAAAGAATACATCACGGGCGCGGTGATCACAGGCCTAAACGAGAGATTTGAACCGGTCGGACCCGAACAGGATGTCGAGTGCGACCTGATCTGCATAGCGGTCGGGCTCAGCCCCACCACCGAGCTGCTATCCCAGGCCGGGTGCAAGATGATGTACGTCCCCCAGCTCTGCGGAAACGTCGCTCAGAGGGACCGAAGCATGAGGACCTCCAACCCGAAGTTCTACACGGCGGGCGACGCGGGCGGGATAGAGGAGGCGAGCGCGGCCATGGTGGAAGGACGTATCGCCGGCCTGTCGGCAGCGGCCGCCCTTGGATATCCCACGGAACACGGAAAGCTTGACGAGTACTGGGGACGCCTCCTCTCGCTTCGCAAGGGCGAAGCCGGCGCTCGCATCTGCCAGGGTATCGACTGTGTTCTCGTACAAGGTTGGGAGGGTGCGGCAAATGAGTGATAAGGACTTGGATATGCTTTTCAACAGCGGCGTGCTCACCGGCGAGAGGGAGGGGGCGATTCTGCCCCCGCGCGAGCTGTGGGAGGGTAAAAAGGGAGGGCTTGTCGTGGTCGAGTGCCCCCAGAGAATCCCGTGCAACCCTTGCCACACCAGCTGCCCCACCGGTGCCATAGTGGCCTTCGCCGACATAAACGACACCCCGAAGGTCGACTGGACGAAGTGCACCGGATGCAGCCTGTGCGTGTCCGCATGCCCGGGCCTTGCCTGTTTTGTAATCGACCTCACTTTCTCGGAGGAGAACGCCCTCTACAAGCTCCCCTACGAGATGCTCCCCCTTCCGGTCAAGGGGCAGAAGGTGCATTGCCTTGACCGAGAGGGCAGGTGCGTCGCGGAGGGGGAGGTAGAAAACGTGACCCAGCCGAGGAAGGACAGGACTCACGTGGTGCATGTCTCCGCGCCAAAAACTTTGGTCAACGTTTTCCGTTCGATAAGGGTGGTGGAATAATGAGCGCTTCGCCTGAGAACAACGAGAAGGTCTACGTATGCCGGTGCGAGGAGATAACCATGGACGAGATCCACGAGTGGATCGACCGGGGTTACGACACGGTGGAGGAGCTCAAAAGAGTGCTCCGCGTCGGGATGGGACCGTGCCAGGGTCGCGGCTGTCAGGATATCATAATGAGAGAGATAGCCAAAAAGACGGGCAAGCCGATAACCGAGGTCGAGCCGGCCAGGGTCCGCCCGCCTGTGAAACCAGTGAAGCTAGGGCTCCTCGCCGACGGAGGTGAAAAGTGATGGACTGGAAGTCGAGAGCCGATGTCGCCATAGTCGGCGGTGGCATTATCGGAATAGCGACGGCTTATAACCTGGCCAAGCTCGGCGTAAAGGACGTAGTCGTCGTGGAGAAGGGGACCATCTGCAGCGGCTCTACCGGAAGGTGCGGCGCGGGCATAAGGGCCCAGTGGGGCACCGAGATGAATTGCCGGCTCGGAGTCGCCGCTTTGGACATTTTCGAGCAGCTCGACGACGAGCTGGGGATGTCAATCGGACTGAATCAGGGAGGGTACCTGCTGGTTGCCTACACTGATGAAGAGAAGAAGACACTTCACAACGGCATGACTCTGCAAAACTCGCTCGGGATAGAATCGAAGGAGATCTCCCTGTCC is a genomic window containing:
- a CDS encoding FAD-binding oxidoreductase; this translates as MDWKSRADVAIVGGGIIGIATAYNLAKLGVKDVVVVEKGTICSGSTGRCGAGIRAQWGTEMNCRLGVAALDIFEQLDDELGMSIGLNQGGYLLVAYTDEEKKTLHNGMTLQNSLGIESKEISLSEAREICPGLAAEDAVGFFFHGRDGHADPFLTTFAYLEAAKRLGVVCHRNTECTGVTVQD
- a CDS encoding 4Fe-4S binding protein, with the protein product MSDKDLDMLFNSGVLTGEREGAILPPRELWEGKKGGLVVVECPQRIPCNPCHTSCPTGAIVAFADINDTPKVDWTKCTGCSLCVSACPGLACFVIDLTFSEENALYKLPYEMLPLPVKGQKVHCLDREGRCVAEGEVENVTQPRKDRTHVVHVSAPKTLVNVFRSIRVVE
- a CDS encoding ornithine cyclodeaminase family protein, with the translated sequence MFFMSEEDMLGSYSYSGVIDSVERAMLDIESGDVDLVAPLRGSAELGGETLMTMPCLTKRDWGLKVLTIFPDNPARRKPFINGVFLLFDGSDGRPTALLDGRTLTALRTGGVGGLAVRTLSEEGVKSLGIVGAGEQGFWQACFACSVRSFERVSIFDADESRAASCAARLEEALPETKIGTEKDASSLLRRSDVVITATTTRQPLFKNTPSLFKGKTLVGIGSYRPDMREYPDAVFKSVDDVFIDTAHALDETGDLIDPLSSGALARERVRTLGSLLKSPEGEKPSGTFFKSVGFAAFDLYVARHIFLRGMKQGRGMELGGVKSVF
- a CDS encoding (2Fe-2S)-binding protein, encoding MLRIVFRLTWKRNPLSYCVTDPRKEEVVLDEKVNPGGREKGLALIEEHPILDFQHGKKVRFIFDGDEFEGFEGEPISTALHANGVRIYRTTADMHRPRGFFCAIGKCSSCFMVVNGVPNVRTCITPLTAGMVVETQRGNGVVPDVDEGSGRS
- a CDS encoding (2Fe-2S)-binding protein, which gives rise to MSASPENNEKVYVCRCEEITMDEIHEWIDRGYDTVEELKRVLRVGMGPCQGRGCQDIIMREIAKKTGKPITEVEPARVRPPVKPVKLGLLADGGEK
- a CDS encoding FAD-dependent oxidoreductase, which gives rise to MKKLSTEILVVGGGAAGLSAAAEAASAGAKVLIVESDLRPGGQLIKQTHKFFGSKDEYAGTRGFKIADILLDEIDSFKDRVSILQNTTVSGYYMEDDVFTAMRGEEEYFQIDAKKTIVATGAQERLIPFPNNDIPGVYGAGAVQTLMNVYGVLPGKRVLMVGAGNIGLIVSYQLMQAGVEVAAVVEAAPRVGGYWVHAAKIRRMGVPILLRHSIKRALGKEYITGAVITGLNERFEPVGPEQDVECDLICIAVGLSPTTELLSQAGCKMMYVPQLCGNVAQRDRSMRTSNPKFYTAGDAGGIEEASAAMVEGRIAGLSAAAALGYPTEHGKLDEYWGRLLSLRKGEAGARICQGIDCVLVQGWEGAANE
- the rlmB gene encoding 23S rRNA (guanosine(2251)-2'-O)-methyltransferase RlmB, with the protein product MKRKRSGSSRGAGAGRSGRPGFQGPARPREGRPEAEISEDIHWGRQMVVKLLKESPDRVQKVYLGKNVSDRFSMQIGELAGKGRIVVQRVAPEALTEMCGGAEHQGVACRSGISMMELDDLLLRLPDATGPVLLVLLDHIQDPQNLGSIARSAEGCGASAVIFPKRRAALPGATVVKVSAGAALRVPMVVVNNVSRTVLELQRNGFWTIGLDNNSGRSIWSEPMPERTVLVVGSEGEGLSRLVKETCDEVVRIPLHGATGSLNAGVACGVAMFEWARKWGEHE